A genome region from Hevea brasiliensis isolate MT/VB/25A 57/8 chromosome 9, ASM3005281v1, whole genome shotgun sequence includes the following:
- the LOC110638861 gene encoding phytoene synthase 2, chloroplastic isoform X1: MTVALLWVASPNTEVSNSFAFFHSVRVLDSSKFGSVDRSLMFKTRAKRSGNQKWKSGLVNIDLRNPCIGSGNKLPIISSMVASHAGEMAISSEEKVYNVVLKQAALVKKQLRSSEDLDVKPDIVLLGTLSLLSEAYERCGEVCAEYAKTFYLGTLLMTPERRRAIWAIYVWCRRTDELVDGPNASHITPTALDRWEARLEDLFRGRPFDMLDAALSDTVTKFPVDIQPFKDMIEGMRMDLKKSRYQNFDELYLYCYYVAGTVGLMSVPVMGIAPESQASTESVYNAALALGIANQLTNILRDVGEDARRGRIYLPQDELAQAGLSDDDIFAGKVTDKWRNFMKDQIKRARMFFNEAEKGVTELSAASRWPVWASLLLYRRILDEIEANDYNNFTKRAYVSKAKKIASLPIAYARSVFGPSKISSPLTKA; this comes from the exons ATGACTGTAGCATTACTATGGGTTGCCTCTCCCAATACAGAGGTTTCCAACTCGTTTGCATTCTTCCATTCGGTCCGGGTTTTAGATTCATCCAAGTTCGGTTCTGTAGATCGGAGTTTGATGTTTAAGACGAGAGCAAAAAGAAGTGGGAACCAGAAATGGAAGTCAGGCTTGGTGAATATAGATTTGAGGAATCCTTGCATAGGTAGTGGAAACAAATTACCTATAATATCGAGCATGGTAGCGAGTCACGCAGGAGAAATGGCCATCTCCTCTGAGGAGAAGGTTTACAATGTGGTGCTGAAGCAAGCAGCCTTGGTTAAAAAGCAATTAAGGTCTAGTGAGGATCTCGATGTGAAACCAGATATCGTGCTTCTAGGGACTTTGAGCTTGTTGAGTGAAGCTTACGAACGCTGTGGGGAAGTTTGTGCTGAGTATGCCAAGACATTTTACTTGG GAACTCTGCTAATGACCCCTGAAAGGAGAAGAGCTATCTGGGCAATATACG TGTGGTGTAGAAGGACAGATGAACTTGTTGATGGGCCTAATGCTTCACACATAACGCCAACAGCTTTAGATAGATGGGAGGCAAGGTTGGAAGATCTTTTCCGAGGTCGTCCTTTTGATATGCTTGATGCTGCTTTATCAGATACAGTTACAAAATTTCCAGTTGATATTCAG CCATTCAAAGATATGATAGAAGGAATGAGGATGGACCTGAAGAAGTCAAGATATCAGAACTTTGACGAGCTTTATCTTTACTGTTATTATGTTGCTGGGACGGTTGGATTAATGAGCGTTCCTGTCATGGGCATTGCACCTGAATCACAGGCATCAACAGAGAGTGTCTATAATGCTGCTTTGGCGTTAGGAATAGCAAATCAGCTGACCAACATACTAAGGGATGTTGGAGAGGA TGCAAGAAGAGGAAGGATTTATTTACCACAGGATGAGCTGGCACAGGCAGGGCTTTCAGATGATGACATATTTGCTGGAAAAGTGACAGATAAGTGGAGAAATTTCATGAAGGACCAAATTAAGAGAGCAAGGATGTTCTTTAACGAGGCAGAGAAAGGAGTGACAGAGCTCAGCGCTGCAAGTAGATGGCCG GTATGGGCATCCTTACTGTTATACCGGCGAATACTAGACGAGATAGAAGCAAATGATTACAACAACTTCACAAAGAGAGCTTATGTGAGCAAAGCCAAGAAGATAGCTTCTTTGCCAATTGCATATGCAAGATCAGTTTTTGGGCCTTCAAAAATTTCTTCTCCTTTGACAAAAGCATGA
- the LOC110638853 gene encoding 7-deoxyloganetin glucosyltransferase produces MESIAILEKPHALCIPFPSQGHINPMLKLAKLLHHNGFHITFLHTEHTHKRLLQSIGPDPLNGLPSFHFRTIPDGLPPTITRTNSGRDTPFLSQSMSTTCLAPLRTLLSELNHTSSSNVPPVTCIVSDGVMSFTLDAAQELGIPQVFFWTTSACGFMAYLHFRHLIEKGLIPFKDESYLTNGHLDTVIDWIPGMKGIRLRDIPSFIRTTDPENFMLNFLISETERAQKASAIVLNTFDALEHEVLAALSSLPKLPYVYSIGSLQLLLNKVKDSGLKSIGSNLWKEESGCLDWLDSKEPNSVIYINFGSAIVTKREKLVEIAWGLANSNKNFLWVVRPNLVSGANAVLPPEFMTMTKERGFLASWCPQEQVLSHPSIGGFLTHSGWNSTLESICGGVPMICLPHSAEQQLNCRYCCLEWGIGMEMSSDVKRDEVEMLVRVLMEGEKGKEMKKKAMEWRKIAEAAATSPKGSSFQNFDSMINRVLLSSKN; encoded by the exons ATGGAGTCCATAGCCATTCTTGAAAAGCCTCATGCACTATGCATTCCTTTTCCGTCTCAAGGTCACATAAATCCCATGCTAAAACTAGCCAAACTCCTCCACCACAACGGCTTCCATATTACCTTCCTTCACACCGAGCACACCCACAAACGCCTCCTTCAATCTATAGGACCCGACCCTCTCAATGGCCTGCCTTCCTTTCATTTCCGTACAATCCCTGACGGCCTCCCTCCGACCATCACCCGCACCAATTCCGGCCGTGACACACCCTTCCTATCCCAGTCCATGTCTACAACTTGCTTAGCTCCTCTTAGAACCCTGCTTTCAGAGCTCAATCACACTTCTTCATCCAATGTTCCTCCGGTAACTTGCATAGTTTCAGATGGGGTCATGAGCTTCACACTCGATGCAGCACAAGAGCTTGGCATTCCTCAAGTATTTTTTTGGACTACAAGTGCTTGTGGCTTTATGGCCTATCTTCACTTTCGCCACTTAATTGAGAAGGGTCTCATACCATTCAAAG ATGAGAGTTACTTAACAAATGGTCATCTGGATACTGTTATAGATTGGATTCCAGGCATGAAAGGTATCCGCTTGAGGGACATCCCAAGTTTTATCAGAACTACAGATCCTGAAAACTTCATGCTAAATTTTCTAATCTCAGAGACTGAAAGAGCTCAAAAGGCATCTGCTATTGTATTGAATACGTTTGATGCGTTGGAGCATGAGGTTTTAGCTGCACTTTCTTCATTACCAAAATTGCCTTATGTATACTCCATCGGCTCGCTTCAACTTCTCCTCAATAAGGTGAAAGATAGTGGGCTAAAGTCCATTGGATCAAACTTATGGAAAGAAGAATCTGGATGTCTCGACTGGCTCGACTCAAAAGAACCCAACTCGGTTATTTACATCAATTTTGGAAGCGCGATTGTCACGAAAAGAGAAAAATTGGTAGAGATTGCTTGGGGACTTGCTAATAGCAACAAAAATTTTTTGTGGGTCGTTAGGCCTAATCTTGTTTCCGGCGCCAACGCGGTTCTTCCGCCGGAGTTTATGACAATGACCAAAGAAAGAGGTTTTTTAGCAAGCTGGTGCCCCCAGGAACAAGTGCTAAGCCACCCATCTATTGGAGGGTTCTTAACACACAGTGGGTGGAACTCAACACTTGAAAGCATTTGCGGAGGGGTGCCAATGATTTGTTTGCCTCACTCGGCGGAGCAACAATTGAATTGCCGATACTGCTGCTTAGAATGGGGCATAGGCATGGAGATGAGCAGTGATGTGAAGAGAGATGAAGTAGAGATGCTTGTGAGAGTGTTAATGGAAGGAGAGAAGGggaaggaaatgaagaagaaagccATGGAATGGAGGAAAATTGCAGAAGCGGCTGCTACTAGTCCCAAAGGTTCATCTTTCCAGAATTTCGACAGCATGATCAACCGTGTGCTTCTGTCTTCTAAAAATTAA
- the LOC110638861 gene encoding phytoene synthase 2, chloroplastic isoform X2, which produces MTVALLWVASPNTEVSNSFAFFHSVRVLDSSKFGSVDRSLMFKTRAKRSGNQKWKSGLVNIDLRNPCIGSGNKLPIISSMVASHAGEMAISSEEKVYNVVLKQAALVKKQLRSSEDLDVKPDIVLLGTLSLLSEAYERCGEVCAEYAKTFYLGTLLMTPERRRAIWAIYALDRWEARLEDLFRGRPFDMLDAALSDTVTKFPVDIQPFKDMIEGMRMDLKKSRYQNFDELYLYCYYVAGTVGLMSVPVMGIAPESQASTESVYNAALALGIANQLTNILRDVGEDARRGRIYLPQDELAQAGLSDDDIFAGKVTDKWRNFMKDQIKRARMFFNEAEKGVTELSAASRWPVWASLLLYRRILDEIEANDYNNFTKRAYVSKAKKIASLPIAYARSVFGPSKISSPLTKA; this is translated from the exons ATGACTGTAGCATTACTATGGGTTGCCTCTCCCAATACAGAGGTTTCCAACTCGTTTGCATTCTTCCATTCGGTCCGGGTTTTAGATTCATCCAAGTTCGGTTCTGTAGATCGGAGTTTGATGTTTAAGACGAGAGCAAAAAGAAGTGGGAACCAGAAATGGAAGTCAGGCTTGGTGAATATAGATTTGAGGAATCCTTGCATAGGTAGTGGAAACAAATTACCTATAATATCGAGCATGGTAGCGAGTCACGCAGGAGAAATGGCCATCTCCTCTGAGGAGAAGGTTTACAATGTGGTGCTGAAGCAAGCAGCCTTGGTTAAAAAGCAATTAAGGTCTAGTGAGGATCTCGATGTGAAACCAGATATCGTGCTTCTAGGGACTTTGAGCTTGTTGAGTGAAGCTTACGAACGCTGTGGGGAAGTTTGTGCTGAGTATGCCAAGACATTTTACTTGG GAACTCTGCTAATGACCCCTGAAAGGAGAAGAGCTATCTGGGCAATATACG CTTTAGATAGATGGGAGGCAAGGTTGGAAGATCTTTTCCGAGGTCGTCCTTTTGATATGCTTGATGCTGCTTTATCAGATACAGTTACAAAATTTCCAGTTGATATTCAG CCATTCAAAGATATGATAGAAGGAATGAGGATGGACCTGAAGAAGTCAAGATATCAGAACTTTGACGAGCTTTATCTTTACTGTTATTATGTTGCTGGGACGGTTGGATTAATGAGCGTTCCTGTCATGGGCATTGCACCTGAATCACAGGCATCAACAGAGAGTGTCTATAATGCTGCTTTGGCGTTAGGAATAGCAAATCAGCTGACCAACATACTAAGGGATGTTGGAGAGGA TGCAAGAAGAGGAAGGATTTATTTACCACAGGATGAGCTGGCACAGGCAGGGCTTTCAGATGATGACATATTTGCTGGAAAAGTGACAGATAAGTGGAGAAATTTCATGAAGGACCAAATTAAGAGAGCAAGGATGTTCTTTAACGAGGCAGAGAAAGGAGTGACAGAGCTCAGCGCTGCAAGTAGATGGCCG GTATGGGCATCCTTACTGTTATACCGGCGAATACTAGACGAGATAGAAGCAAATGATTACAACAACTTCACAAAGAGAGCTTATGTGAGCAAAGCCAAGAAGATAGCTTCTTTGCCAATTGCATATGCAAGATCAGTTTTTGGGCCTTCAAAAATTTCTTCTCCTTTGACAAAAGCATGA